A segment of the uncultured Fibrobacter sp. genome:
AGCTGGCTCGGGTGGTGTAGAATCGGGTTCGTCATGGGGCTGTCGTGGGCGAGCGGGAACCACATGCCAATACCGCTTGTGGTGACTTCACCAAAGAGCTCTCCGTTAATGAAATTGCCCCAACGGCCCCAGGTATAGGCGAGCGGTGCCACCAAGAAGCAGAGGTTCAGTCCTTTCCAGACTTCCATCTTGTTGCGTTTGAGTCCGATGTAGGTGAAAATCGTTCCGAGAATCATGCCGCCGTGGTAGCTCATGCCCGAAATTCCCGTAAAGTGGTAACCGAGCGCATCGTGGGTCATCGGGAAAATGATTTCGGTCGGGTTTGCAAGGTAATAGCCCGGCTTGTAGAAAAACACGTAGCCGAGGCGTGCGCCAAGAATGATTCCCGCGATAATCCAGGTGAACAGGCTGTCGAACTGTTCCTTCGTGTAGCCCATTTTTTCTTTCTTGTTCACGTGCATAAGCGTCAGGTATGCGGTGACAAAGGCGAAAATGTACATGATGCCGTACCAGCGCACCGGGAAACTCCCGAGCGTAAAGGCCGTTCCATCAAAATAAGAAGGGATAAGGTTCCACCATGTCGGTTCCATTTTACTTTCCTTGTTTAGGGAGATTCTGATGAGCCCAGTAGTTAAACAGCATCGCGGCGACCTGCGTAGCCGGTTGCGAACGTACGCCCTGCAAGTCGTGCACCTGCATAATTACAAGCACGACCGCCTTGCCCGGATTTTCCTTGGACTGTGCAAAGCCCATGAACCATTCGTAGCGTCCGTAAGGGTCGTGTCCGTCGAGCGAACCCGTTTTTCCGCCGATCGTCAGGGCGGCGTAGTTCTTGCGGGCCATATGTCTGGTCGAAATGTTCTTGCGGGCAGTTCCGTTGGTTACGCTGCGTACCATCGCCTCGCGGAGCCCGTAGTAGGTGTTCTCGGTGAACTTGCCGACTTCAAGTGCGATGCGTGATTTGGGGGCGTAGCCGTCGAGGTTCTTTGCCCATGGGATTTCAAGCGGCTGCTTCATGAGAATCGAACGGACCTGGGCTGCGGCAAGGAGCGGCGTGAGAGTCGTCGCTTCGGTGAATCCGCAGCTTGCCTCGGCAAGGCCGTAGCCGGTATCGGGCGGAGCGTATACGGAGCGTCCGGGGAGTCCGGCGGGGAAGTTCATATTGTAGCCGAGTTTCTTGGCGGCCGATTTCAGGCGGTCTGCACCCACGTTCATACCGATCAGCGCAAGCGGCGGGTTGGCGGACTTCGCGTAGGCGTCCTGCATCTCGATAAACGGCCCCTTGAATCCTTCCTTCACGCGCAGCTGGTTCCTGTAGAGGGTGTGGCTAGCGCCAATCATCGGAATCTGGCTCGTGAGCGAGTAGCGGTTGCTTTCCATGGCAGCGGCAATCGTAATCGTCTTTGCAAGCGAGGCTGCCGGGAAGGTGTTCTTGATGAAATAGTCGGGCTTTTCCTGCACACGGTTGTCGCGGCGTTCACCCCAGGCGATAATTTCGTTTGTCTTCGGGTCCACCATCAAGATGACTGCGTACTCGGGGCGGAAACGGCGAAGCAGGTTGTCGATCTTTTCGGCCATGAACACGTCGGCCTGCGCCTTGATGTGCGTACTGTCGATTACTTCCACTTCTGGCGGCATTTCGGTCGGGGCAACGGCTGCGGCAACATTTGCCTGCATGTTCGCGATATCCTCGGAGTCGGCCTTGGGGAAAAGTTCTGTTTTGGGCGCTCCCGTTTCTGGTGCAACCTGCTCGGCCTGCGTTGTAACGTCGTTTGTGACCGGGGACTCCTGTTCTTCTACATATTCGTCGGCCTTTTCTGCCGGTTGTTTCGGCGCTTCTTTCTCGCCAAAGATACAAGTTCCCATCAGGGCGCAAATGCCCATAAAAACGGCGAAAACAATAATTCTGTTGCGAATTCTGACGGCGTAGGGGAGCCGCTTGTGCGGTTGGTATTTGGGTGGCTGGTAACTGTTGAAGTCCATATTAAAAAGTTGCCTGTAAATTCAACTTATAAGCTTGTCTTGAAAATCGTCTTGCGGTAGTATTCGAGCTCGGCGATGCTTTCGCGGATGTCGTCCAGGGCCTGGTGCTTTTCCATCTTCTCGAATTCGGGGAGCGTGGGGTACCAGCGGAACGAAAGCTCCTTGATGGAACTCACGTCGATGTTGCGGTAGTTGAGCCAGCCCGAAAGGAGCGGCATGTACTTGTACAGAAAGCGCCTGTCCTGCGTAATGGAATTTCCGCACAGCACGTTCCCGCGTTCGGTGGTAAAGGGCTTGATAAAGTCAAGCGTCATCTTGTCGGCATCTGCCATAGAGAGCGTTGACTTCCGGCAGCGTTCCACGAGCCCGCTCTGGGTGTGGTGACGCTTGTTCCAGTCGTCCATGCCTTCAAAAACGTTTTCGGTCTGGTGAATTGCGAGGACTGGCCCTTCTGCCAAGATATTCAGGTTCGGGTCGGTAACGATTGTCGCAATTTCGAGAATGACATCCCTCTCCGGCTCCAGTCCCGACATTTCGAGATCCATCCAGACGAGGTTCGGTGCACTTTTAATTCTTGCCATAACGCAAGAAATGTAGAAAATTACTTAAATCTTCTGGGGAGCGGTTTCCCTTCGGAAATCCATTCTCCGTATTCTGCGGCTGCCGTGTACATCACGTCGGTGGAGGAGTTGAGTGCCGTTTCAAGGCTGTCCTGAATGACTCCGATAATAAAGCCTACGCCAACCACTTGCATGGCAACGTCGTTTGAAATCCCGAGGAAAGAACAGGACATGGGAATCAGGAACAGTGAACCGCCGGCAATGCCGCTAGCACCGCATGCGCCAATGGTCGAAACGATGCATAGCGTAATGGCAGTCGGAAAGTCGACGGAAACACCCATGGTATGCGCTGCGGCAAGCGTCATGATGGCGATTGTAATTGCCGCTCCGTTCATGTTGATGGTTGCCCCCAGGGGAATCGAGACCGAGTAAAATTCGCGGTCAAGTTTCAGCCTTTCGCAGAGTTCCATGTTTACGGGGATGTTTGCTGCTGAACTTCTGGTAAAGAGAGCCGTAAGTCCGCTTTCCTTGATGCAGTGGATCACCAGCGGATAGGGGTCGCGGCGAAGCGCAAAGCTTACGACCGCCGGTGCGATCACGAAAACCGTAAAGAACATGGAGCCCGCAATAAGGGCGATAAGGGCGCCGTAAGTCTTGAAAATGCCTATACCGTTTGTAGAAATCGAGGTAAACAGAAGGCTCATGATGCCAAACGGGGCAAGGTTGATAATCCAGCGGACAATCGCCGTTACGGCCTTGGCTGCATCCTTCAGAATATTCTTGGTTTCATCTCCCGCATGAATCTTAATGGCAATACCGAATACAATGGCCCACACCAAAATGCCGATGTAGTTTGCCTGTGTAATGGCTTCGAAGGGGTTTGAAACGGCACGAATAAGCAGGTTGTTCAAGACATCGCCAATGCCCGACGGAAGGCGTGCCGTTGCCGAGGCACTTTGTACAAGGTTCATGTTCTGCGGAAAAAGGAAACTTGCTGCTATTGCCGTAATCGAGGCGAGTACCGTGCTTGCCAGGTAGAATCCGATGACTTTACCGGTACGCCGGTCAAGGCTTGTCTTACCGGAAGCCAGGGCGTTCAGGATCAATATGAACACGAGGACGGGGGCGATACCTTTCATGGCTCCCACGAACAAGATGCCGATTTCGCTAATCCAAGTCTGGCCGGGGAGGAAAAATCCGAGTAAGGACCCGATGACGATGGCGATGCCGATACGGATGTCCAGTCGGGTGTTGTTGTATATTCTTACGACTTTCTTGAACATAGCAGTCCTCGATTTTGCCATAAAGATAGTTTTTTAGGAAAAAAAATTCATTTATTCAGTAAAAAAAAGGATTTTTTTTTAACTATAAATGTATTTTCTTTGTTGAAAGGCGGTTGTAAGGTCCTTGGAGGATTTATGGGAAACTATCGCTACACATCACTTGCGCAGATGTTTTTTACACGCTGTGAAAGAGAAGACTTTCCTGGCTGGTATTATCGTCATTGCGAAAAATGGGTTTACTACCCCAGACAGCAGTTGCGTAGGCATACGCAGTTGCTTGCGCTTGCGTTAAGGGAATGTGGGCTCAAGGCCGGCGGAAGTGTCGGAATCATTGCGAATAGCTGCCCGGAATGGATCATGACCGATGTGGCGACCCAGCTGAACCATGCGCATGTGGTCCCCCTGTTCCCCGATATTTCTCCGGAAAACTTCAATTTTCAGTGTGATGAATCGAATGTCAAAATTTTGCTCGTCAACGACGTCAGTGAACTGGACTTGGCCCTTCGCGATCTGTTGCCCAGGTTTAATACGGTTGTCTGTATCGATTCTTTGTCGGAACTCCCTCCGAACGGAATTTATTGGAACGAATTGATTGAAAAGGGCGAAAAGCTGTCGCGTCAGGAGGAATCCTCGTTCTGGCTACATTCTCAGCTTGAATCGATTTCTCTCGATGACGTGTTTTCTGTAATTTACACAAGCGGGTCGACGGGGCGTCCGAAGGGCGTTCCCCTGACGCACCGCAACATGATTTCGCAGCTGCAGGTTATTAAAAGCGATTTCCTTTATGTCAAAAAATCCTACGACACTGCTCTGGTGATTTTGCCCATTGCGCACGTGTTCGAACGGATGGCGCTGTATTATTATCTCTATTGCGGAATAAAGGTCTATTTTGCGGATTCTCCCAAGAACGTGGCAAGGCTAGCCCGTGATGTGCACCCGACGGTAATGACGGTGGTTCCTCGAATCCTTGAACGTGTGTACGAAAGCATGACCGCCGCAGGGGAGCGCTCGTGGGGATTGCGCCGCTGGTTTATCGATCAGGCCATCCAGTTTGCCATGGTCGAAAAGTCAAAATGTCTTTTTTACCCGTTGCATTTCGTTTACGACAAGTACGTGTATTCCCAGATGCGTAAGGCGGTGGGCGGGCGCCTACGTATGGTTATTTGTGGCGGAGGCGCGTTGAACAAGTCCATTTGCCGTTTTTTGATGAACGTGGGAATCCCCGTTTTCGAAGGCTACGGACTCACGGAATGTTCGCCTGTCGTGTGCGTGAACAAGCCGGGGCTCGTGCGTCCCGGGAGTGTGGGGCATCCTCTTTCGCACCTGCAGGTAAAAATCGGCGAAGATAACGAGGTGCTTGTCAAGGGCGACAGCGTGTTTGGCGGCTATATCAATATGCCGGAACTCAACCAGAAACTTTTTACCGACGATGGCTTTTTTAGGACGGGAGATCAGGGGTATTTCGACAAGGACGGCTATTTGTTCTTGACGGGGCGCCTCAAGGAACTCCTGAAAACGAGTACCGGCAAGTACGTGAGCCCGAACCCGATTGAAATGGAACTGAACCGCCATCCGCTTATCGAACAGGCACTCGTCATTGCGAACAACCGAAAGTTTGTCTCTGCCTTGATCTTCTTGAATGCGGAAAACGCGAAGCGGTTCCTAAAAAGGGCCGAGGTAGATTTCAAGATGGGGAAGGCGCTGGAATCGAAACGAGTCCACGAAGCGATCAACCGCCAGATTGAACGCGTGAACAAGAAGCTGAATTACTGGGAACGCATCAAGAAATGGACCCTGATAGGCGATAATTTGTCTGTTAAGCCCGGTCTTTTGACTCCCACACTCAAAATTCGCCGTAAAGTTGCCGAAGAACGCTACGCGGACCTCATCGAACGGATGTACGAGTAAAACCCGCTCGATTTTTGCCGATTTTTCGTGTTTTTTCTCACAAAAATCTGCTTTTTTAAGAAAATTTGGATAAAATGTCCATAAAAAGCACATTTTGTAAACATTTTATACGCATAGCGTGTTGTAATAATATTAAAAGTTTTCTATCTTTTACATAGAGAAAATTATAAGGGTGTATTGTACACTCTTAAAATTAGGAGTTTATTATGCGGTTTGGAAAGAACATAATGATTAAACTCGGCCTCGTACTGGCCATGGCAGTCCCCGCTCTTGCGGCGGATGTTGCTCCGCTAACGTTTAGTGGCGTTAGTGATCCCGTTACAATGCAAAAGTATTGGGACGAGCTCATGTCTTTTAAGATGTGGGGTACCAGTAGTATTGATTTCCATTCGGCCGAACTGACGGATGTGGTTGGTGCTATTGGCACGACCGGAGACATGACTCTTGGCAATGCTCGACAGTATTTGGGCGGGCCTATTTACGTTGGTGGTAGTGTTTCTGGCTCAACCTCTCAAGACCAGTTTACTAGTGGCCCTGGTCGTATCAAGGGCAAACTTTCGATGAGTAACAATAATTCCAAGCTTGTTGGTACTTATTGCATTGAAGGCTCTGTAAATGAAAACGTAGAACAGGCGCGTCAGGCTGGCGGAGCCACTTTGCAAGTGGGGACTTCTGCAACGTCGGGTGATTGTGCCTACGATAACATCAAGGATGTCCCGATGAAGCTTGTCATTCCGGACTATCCAACAGACTATGCTGGTGCAATTGAATTGGGGGCTGTTAGTGTTCCCAATGGTGATTTTAACTATACAATCGATATTCCGCCTATTGAATATGATAAAGAAACAGGTGAAATTGTCAAAAAAATGTACGATTTTCATTTGAGTAGCTTGACATTTGGAAACGATTGTAAGCTGATTATCAGAATGCAATCGCAGAAAAGCCTTGCAAGATTCTTTGTGACAGGGCCGCTTTCGCTTACTGCGGGAACGACGATTCAGGTGGCTTATGCCGATGAAAATGCGACATACAACTGGAGTACTCATAAGTGGGAGTCGGAAACGTTTGAAGATGTATCCCTTGAAGACTATAAGGGAAATTTGCTGTTCTATACCACGGAAGGTTTCGAAATGCCTGCGATGCACGGAACGGCCTTTATTCAAGGATCCTTTATGTCCAAAGGCAAAATCAAGGTTGGCTCGAACCTGACCTTGGCTGGTCAGTTCCTTGCTGAAGCTATTGAAACTGATAATGAACTTGATGGTAAGTCTTTCAAGTATGTTCCATTTGATCCGCCTATTCTTAAAATTGAACCGGAAGTGGGTACGGAATTCTTGTTCCCAGAACTTAGCTCTTGGGAAAAAGTGCCCATTAAACTTGACAAGGCTCCGGTTACGGATGTTAAATTCGATTATTGCTTTGAATATCTCGATAAGTCCAGCTTTGGCAAGCCTGTTGCGGAACCAGCGGATTTTATCATAAATGGAGGCCACCCGTTCCCGCTTTGTAGTAAAAATGAAAAAGGATCTGTTGAATTTGTTACCGGACAGCGGACTCCTAAAGATGATGCACATAGTGTCTGGATTAATGTCAAGATGGATGGTGTTCCTGAAGATGAGCGAGAAGCATTGCGCCTAAACATTAGCGGTTTGCAGGGAGCTGTGATGCCG
Coding sequences within it:
- the orn gene encoding oligoribonuclease; the protein is MKSAPNLVWMDLEMSGLEPERDVILEIATIVTDPNLNILAEGPVLAIHQTENVFEGMDDWNKRHHTQSGLVERCRKSTLSMADADKMTLDFIKPFTTERGNVLCGNSITQDRRFLYKYMPLLSGWLNYRNIDVSSIKELSFRWYPTLPEFEKMEKHQALDDIRESIAELEYYRKTIFKTSL
- the lgt gene encoding prolipoprotein diacylglyceryl transferase — encoded protein: MEPTWWNLIPSYFDGTAFTLGSFPVRWYGIMYIFAFVTAYLTLMHVNKKEKMGYTKEQFDSLFTWIIAGIILGARLGYVFFYKPGYYLANPTEIIFPMTHDALGYHFTGISGMSYHGGMILGTIFTYIGLKRNKMEVWKGLNLCFLVAPLAYTWGRWGNFINGELFGEVTTSGIGMWFPLAHDSPMTNPILHHPSQLYEMLFEGVILFAVLYNLRRIPLLRDKMPCLYLMGYGLFRFFIEFFRRPDAHLGRVDLFGMSRGQTLCSLMFLTGLIWLIVLIYRQKTVRQAHRPETASSSQQVQK
- the sstT gene encoding serine/threonine transporter SstT; this translates as MFKKVVRIYNNTRLDIRIGIAIVIGSLLGFFLPGQTWISEIGILFVGAMKGIAPVLVFILILNALASGKTSLDRRTGKVIGFYLASTVLASITAIAASFLFPQNMNLVQSASATARLPSGIGDVLNNLLIRAVSNPFEAITQANYIGILVWAIVFGIAIKIHAGDETKNILKDAAKAVTAIVRWIINLAPFGIMSLLFTSISTNGIGIFKTYGALIALIAGSMFFTVFVIAPAVVSFALRRDPYPLVIHCIKESGLTALFTRSSAANIPVNMELCERLKLDREFYSVSIPLGATINMNGAAITIAIMTLAAAHTMGVSVDFPTAITLCIVSTIGACGASGIAGGSLFLIPMSCSFLGISNDVAMQVVGVGFIIGVIQDSLETALNSSTDVMYTAAAEYGEWISEGKPLPRRFK
- a CDS encoding penicillin-binding transpeptidase domain-containing protein, which produces MDFNSYQPPKYQPHKRLPYAVRIRNRIIVFAVFMGICALMGTCIFGEKEAPKQPAEKADEYVEEQESPVTNDVTTQAEQVAPETGAPKTELFPKADSEDIANMQANVAAAVAPTEMPPEVEVIDSTHIKAQADVFMAEKIDNLLRRFRPEYAVILMVDPKTNEIIAWGERRDNRVQEKPDYFIKNTFPAASLAKTITIAAAMESNRYSLTSQIPMIGASHTLYRNQLRVKEGFKGPFIEMQDAYAKSANPPLALIGMNVGADRLKSAAKKLGYNMNFPAGLPGRSVYAPPDTGYGLAEASCGFTEATTLTPLLAAAQVRSILMKQPLEIPWAKNLDGYAPKSRIALEVGKFTENTYYGLREAMVRSVTNGTARKNISTRHMARKNYAALTIGGKTGSLDGHDPYGRYEWFMGFAQSKENPGKAVVLVIMQVHDLQGVRSQPATQVAAMLFNYWAHQNLPKQGK
- a CDS encoding long-chain fatty acid--CoA ligase; its protein translation is MGNYRYTSLAQMFFTRCEREDFPGWYYRHCEKWVYYPRQQLRRHTQLLALALRECGLKAGGSVGIIANSCPEWIMTDVATQLNHAHVVPLFPDISPENFNFQCDESNVKILLVNDVSELDLALRDLLPRFNTVVCIDSLSELPPNGIYWNELIEKGEKLSRQEESSFWLHSQLESISLDDVFSVIYTSGSTGRPKGVPLTHRNMISQLQVIKSDFLYVKKSYDTALVILPIAHVFERMALYYYLYCGIKVYFADSPKNVARLARDVHPTVMTVVPRILERVYESMTAAGERSWGLRRWFIDQAIQFAMVEKSKCLFYPLHFVYDKYVYSQMRKAVGGRLRMVICGGGALNKSICRFLMNVGIPVFEGYGLTECSPVVCVNKPGLVRPGSVGHPLSHLQVKIGEDNEVLVKGDSVFGGYINMPELNQKLFTDDGFFRTGDQGYFDKDGYLFLTGRLKELLKTSTGKYVSPNPIEMELNRHPLIEQALVIANNRKFVSALIFLNAENAKRFLKRAEVDFKMGKALESKRVHEAINRQIERVNKKLNYWERIKKWTLIGDNLSVKPGLLTPTLKIRRKVAEERYADLIERMYE